Genomic DNA from Thermosipho affectus:
TCTATGAAATTCTACAAGATGATGTAGTGCAGAAACTTATAAAAACACGTATAAATTTAGATGAAATACTGGATAGAATTGAAGAATTAATTGAAAGTCAATATGGCGTATACTACGGTTCTGGTTCTGGAGTTTACATGTCAAATGAACTTTCCAGAATCTTTGAACTCTCTAGAAAAGAGGCAAAATTGATCGGTTCAAGTAAAGTTTCACCTATTCATTTTCTTTTAGCACTGCTCAAGGATAACTCTACTCAAGCTGCTGCTATACTAAACAAATACGGGATCACATACGAAGAAGTATTAAAATCGGTGAAAGAACTTGTGGAAAATGGAGAATTAGATGAAGAAGGAAATGTACTTTCAAAATACACAGTGGATTTAACAAAACTTGCAAGAGAGGGTAAACTTTCACCTGTTATCGGTAGGGAAAAAGAAATTGAAAGAGTTATTGAAATTCTCTCTAGAAAAACAAAAAACAACCCCGTGCTCATAGGTGATCCAGGTGTCGGTAAAACTGCTATTGTTGAAGGTCTTGCACAAAAAATTGTTGAAGGAAAGGTCCCTGAAAAACTTAAAAATAAAAAGATATTAATGCTTGATCTTGGAAAAATGCTTGCGGGTAGTAAGTATCGTGGCGAATTTGAAGAAAGATTGAAAAAGGTAATGGAAGAAATAAATAAAATGAAAAACAATGTAATTCTCTTTATCGACGAACTTCATACAATAGTTGGAGCAGGTGCTGCAGAAGGTGCTATGGATGCATCCAACATGTTAAAACCTGCACTAGCCAGAGGAGAACTACATGCAATTGGTGCAACAACTTTAGAAGAATACAGAAAACACATAGAAAAGGACAAAGCCCTTGCCAGAAGATTTCAACCTGTATTAATTGAGGAACCTAGTGTAGAAGAAACTATAAAAATATTAAAAGGTTTAAAAGAAACATACGAAAAACACCACAACGTAAAAATAACGGATGAAGCTATAGAAGCCGCAGCAAAGTTATCCTCAAAATACATACAAGATAGATTTATGCCAGATAAAGCCATAGATTTGATTGACGAAGCTGCAGCAAAGATAAGTTTAAAGTCCGCCGATCCAAAAATTTCAGAACTAAAGGAAAAAATAAAATCTTTAAGTGAAAAAATCGATGAACTTACTATAAACTCCCAATACAAAGAAGCAGCTGAAATGAAACAACAAATGTATAAACTTCAAAATCAATATGAAGAACTCGAAAAGAAATACGGAACTGACAAAGTAACCGCCGACACAGTTGCAAAGGTTGTAGAATCATGGACTGGTATACCCGCAACTAAAATGATGGAATCGGAAAAAGAAAAGTTATTAAGATTTGAAGAACTTGTACATCAAAGAATGGTAGACCAAGAAGAAGCAGTCAAAGTTGTTGCAGATGCTATCAGAAAAGCAAGAGCAGGCATAAAGGATCCCAATAGACCAATTGGTACCTTCTTATTCTTAGGTCCAAGTGGTGTTGGTAAAACAGAACTTGCAAAGACCATTGCAGAA
This window encodes:
- a CDS encoding ATP-dependent Clp protease ATP-binding subunit codes for the protein MRYLDNKMQELVQQAAENLTQKRQNLLKPEHVLYEILQDDVVQKLIKTRINLDEILDRIEELIESQYGVYYGSGSGVYMSNELSRIFELSRKEAKLIGSSKVSPIHFLLALLKDNSTQAAAILNKYGITYEEVLKSVKELVENGELDEEGNVLSKYTVDLTKLAREGKLSPVIGREKEIERVIEILSRKTKNNPVLIGDPGVGKTAIVEGLAQKIVEGKVPEKLKNKKILMLDLGKMLAGSKYRGEFEERLKKVMEEINKMKNNVILFIDELHTIVGAGAAEGAMDASNMLKPALARGELHAIGATTLEEYRKHIEKDKALARRFQPVLIEEPSVEETIKILKGLKETYEKHHNVKITDEAIEAAAKLSSKYIQDRFMPDKAIDLIDEAAAKISLKSADPKISELKEKIKSLSEKIDELTINSQYKEAAEMKQQMYKLQNQYEELEKKYGTDKVTADTVAKVVESWTGIPATKMMESEKEKLLRFEELVHQRMVDQEEAVKVVADAIRKARAGIKDPNRPIGTFLFLGPSGVGKTELAKTIAELLFGSENALIRIDMSEYMEKHSVARLIGAPPGYVGYDQGGQLTEQVRRKPYSVILLDEVEKAHPEVFNVLLQVFDDGRLTDGKGNTVDFRNTIIIMTSNLASDKILRKVEAGIEFEKIEESVREDLKHYFRPEFINRIDHVVIFKPLTEKHMKEIVEKLILRLEKRLKEKSLKIKLTDNAKAYLAKKGYDPAFGARPLRRLIEREIETPLSKKIIAGEIKEGDIVLVDVNNGIISVEKEKELTK